Below is a genomic region from Delftia tsuruhatensis.
GCCGGCCGACCCCGCAGGCCCCAACGAGTCCGATCCCATCGTGCTGCTGGACCCCGAGTCTGACCGCACCCAGGACGAGATCGACGAGGACATCCGCCAGCGCCTGTCCACCATTCCCGGCGTGCAGATCGTGCTGTCCCAGCCGATCTCCGAACGTGTGGACGAGATGGTCACGGGCGTGCGCTCGCAGGTGGCGATCAAGGTCTTCGGCGACGAACTCACCGAGCTGCGCGACGTCTCCGAGCAGGTCGCCCGCATCCTGAAAAGCGTGCCGGGCAGCGCCGACATCCGCGTCGAGCGCCTCTCGGGCCAGCAGGCGCTCACGGTGGACATCGACCGCAAGGCCATCGCCCGCCATGGCCTGAACGTCACCGATGTGCAGGGCGTGATCGAGTCGGCCATCGGCGGCAAGGAAGTCACCACGGTCTACGAGGGCGAGCGCCGCTACAACGTGGTCGTGCGCTTCCCAGAGCCTTTCCGCGGCTCGCCGGCGGCCATCGGCGCCACCTTGCTGACCACCAGCACCGGCGCCCAGGTGCCTCTGAGCAGCGTGGCCCGCATCGAACTCGTGGACGGCCCGGCCCAGATCAGCCGCGAAAGCGGCAAACGCCGCGTGGTGGTGGGCGCCAACGTGGAAGGGCGCGACCTGGGCGGCTTCGTCGCCGAGGTGCAGCAGCGCATCGACCGCGAGGTGCAATTGCCCGATGGCTACTACTTCATCTATGGCGGCCAGTTCGAGAACATGGAGCGCGCCATGGGCACGCTGCAGGTTATCGTGCCGTTGACCATCGTTGCCATCTTCTTCCTGCTGTTCCTGCTGTTCAACTCGGTCAAGCTGGCCGGGCTGATCATCCTGGTGCTGCCGTTCGCATCCATCGGCGGGTTGATCGGCCTGTTCGTCACGGGCGAGTACGTGAGCGTGCCGGCCTCGGTGGGCTTCATCGCGCTGTGGGGCATCGCCGTGCTCAACGGCGTGGTGCTGGTCACCTGCATCCGCAAGCTGCGCGAGGACGGCATGGACGTAGCCCAGGCCGTGCGCGAGGGCTGCGTGCAGCGATTCCGCCCCGTGATGATGACGGCCACCGTGGCCCTGCTGGGCCTGGTGCCCTTCCTGTTCGCCACCGGGCCCGGCTCGGAGGTGCAGCGCCCGCTGGCCATCGTGGTGATCGGCGGCCTGATCTCGTCCACCCTGCTGACGCTGGTGGTGTTGCCCACCCTGTACCGCTGGTTTGATGAAAAACCGCTGGAAGCCTGATCCAAGGAGGTGAATCCATGACGATGAAGGAAATCCGCGCCATCGTGCGTCCCAGCCGCCTGGAGCGCCTGCGCGATGCGCTGCGCGCCATTCCCAACTTCCCGGGCGTGACGCTGTTCCGCGCCGAGGGCTTCACGGCCCCTGCCGCCATCGACAAGCGCAGTGTCAAGGAGGAGTTGACCGACTTCTCCGACAAGATCATGGTCTGCGTGCTGGCCGAAGCAGCCATGGTCGAGCCCATCCGCGCTGCCATCACCTCGGCCTGTCACTCGGGACAGGTCGGTGACGGCCTGGTCTGGGTGGTGGATATCGCCGAGATCCACCGCATCCGCGACGGGCAGAGCCTGCCCTGAAGGGCTGCTGGCACCGGAATGCAGGGCGACATAAAAAAGTCATGCATTCCGGTTTTGAGCCCAAAACGCTGTGCTACAATTTTTGAATCGCAGCAACGAAGCAGTGCAACGTTGCAGCAAAGGGGGTATAGCTCAGCTGGGAGAGCGCTTGCATGGCATGCAAGAGGTCATCGGTTCGATCCCGTTTACCTCCACCAAAATTGAGACTTGGGTTTTACGCAAGTTCTAGGATTGACCCTATCGTCTAGAGGCCTAGGACATCACCCTTTCACGGTGAGTACCGGGGTTCGAATCCCCGTAGGGTCGCCAAGTTTGCAGCACTTGGCTCGCAAGAGCGCAAAAGCTGTCTGCCAGGAGTGGTAGTTCAGTTGGTTAGAATACCGGCCTGTCACGCCGGGGGTCGCGGGTTCGAGTCCCGTCCACTCCGCCAGATTTCCTGCATGGCCATGTTCACATGCAGCAAAAAAAGCCACCGCAAGGTGGCTTTTTGCGTTGGCCGGGTGCCGCAGGCCGTGGCAGGCAAGGTCGCATCCAGTGCGCCCGCCTGGGGCAGGCCGGCGCAGGGCTGGCTCAGCGCGGCGCCAGGCGGATGGCACCGTCCAGGCGGATCACCTCGCCATTGAGCATGTCGTTGTCCAGGATGTGGCGCACCAGCTTGGCATAGTCCTGGGGCGTGCCCAGGCGGCTGGGGAAGGGCACGCCGGCGGCCAGCGCATCCTGCACTTCCTGGGGCATGCCGAACAGCATGGGCGTGCCGAAGATGCCGGGCGCGATGGTCATGTTGCGGATGCCGTTGCGTGCCAGGTCGCGCGCGATGGGCAGCGTCATGCCGACCACGCCACCCTTGGAGGCGGCGTAGGCGGCCTGGCCGATCTGCCCATCGTAGGCTGCCACGCTGGCCGTGGAGATCAGCACGCCGCGCTCGCCCGTGTTTTCGGGCTCGTTGGCCGACATGGCGGCGGCGGCTAGGCGGATCATGTTGAAGCTGCCGATGAGGTTGACCGTGATGGTCTTGGAGAACAACGCCAGATTGTGCGCTCCACTCTTGCCCACGGTCTTTTCGGCCGGAGCGATGCCCGCGCAGTTGACCAGGCCGGCCAGCTTGCCCAGGCCCACGGACTTGTCCACCACGGCCTGGCCGTCGGCTTCCTGGCTTACATCGCATTTCACGAAGACGCCACCGATCTCGCGGGCCACGGCCTCGCCCTTGTCCGCCTGCATGTCGGCGATCACGACCTTGCCGCCTTCGGCCGCCAGCATGCGTGCCGTGCCTTCGCCCAGGCCCGAAGCGCCGCCGGTGACGATGAATACCCTGTCCTTGATCTGCATGGAATGTCTCCTTGGTTGTCTGACGTTGACGTAAACGTAAATTCCAAATTATGCATGCAGCCTGGCCGCCACCATGTCGCGCCCAAGAAAAAGCCCGGCCGAAACGGGCCGGGCTTGCAGGGGCGGCGCAGAAGCGGGTGGCCCCTCGGGCGTGCCTGCCTATTGGAACCCTGCGCGATCCAGCATCTGCTGGACCTTGGTCATGTTCTTGCCCACGGCCGTGATCGGGATGGTCTCGCTCTTGAAGGGCTTGCCGCCCGTCATCTCCTTGAGCGCGGGGTTGTCCAGCTCCACGCCCTTGGCGGCCGGCCATTCGTTGTTGCCGTTGGCGAAATAGTTCTGGGCCGCCGGGCTGGCCAGGTATTCGAGGAACTTGACGGCGTTGTCCTTGTTCTTGGCATGGCGGGCGATGGCGCCACCGGCGATGTTCAGATGGGTACCCCAGCTCGACTGGTTGGGGAAGACCACGCCGATCTTGCCGACCACGGCCTGGTCCTCGGGCTTGCCGGAGCGCATCATGCGTGCCAGGTAGTAGCTGTTGGTCACGCCGATGGTGCATTCACCCGAGGCCACGGCCTTGATCTGGTCGGTGTCGCCACCCTTGGGCGGACGGGCCAGGTTGGCCTTCATGCCCTGGATCCACGCCTCGGCCTTCTGATCACCCATGTGCTCGACCACGGTGCCGAACAGGCTGAGGTTGTAGGGGTGCGAGCCCGAGCGGATGCACAACTGGCCCTTGAACCTGGGGTCGGCCAGCGATTCGTAGTTCTGCACGTCGGTCGGCTGGACCTTGGCCTTGTTGTAGACGATGACGCGGGCGCGCGTGGACAGGCCGAACCAGCTGATGCCGTCGGCCGTGGGCTGGGCGCGCAGATTGGAGGGGATGGCATCTTCCAGCACCTTGGAGTGGATGGGCTGGAACAGGCCATCGACTTCGCCGCGGTACAGGCGGGCGGCATCGACGAGCAGGATGACGTCGGCCGGAGATGCCTGGCCCTCGGCCTTCAGGCGCGCGATGATGCCGGCGTCGTCGCCATCCACGCGGTTGATCTTGATGCCGGTGGCCTTGGTGAAGCCGTTGTACAGCTCCTCGTCCGTGGAGTAGTGGCGCGCGGAGTAGAGGTTGACGACCTGGGTGTCGGCAAGGGCTGTGCCGGCGGCCACCAGGGCGCATGCGGTGAACAGGGCTTTCAGGGATTTCGACATGAAGACGGGCCTCTCTTTTGATGGCAAAGCGCGATGATAGGCCAGACGCGAATCGTTCTTAATAAAGGAGAGGGCGCCAAAGGGCCTATGCATCGCCGGTGAATTCGGGCGAAAAAAAACCCAGTCCTCGGACTGGGTTTGAAAGGATCCAGAAACGGGGGTTTCGAGAGGATCCAAGGAGACAACTGGTCAGGTCTTGCGACCCGGGATGCATGCAATTATGCGGGTAATCACTGATTCTTGCACACGGCGCCGTTGTAAGACGGAGGGCTCAACGCTTGCGCGTCTGGGCCGACTGGACGGCTTCGCTGGCGGTGTTGGTCACGGCCGTGAAATTGGCTTCCGCCAGATCCGATGCCTGCTTGACGGCCTTTTGCACCGACTCGAAGGCATTGTTGGCGGCCGACACGGCGCTCTTCATCACGGCGACGGCGGTTTCGGAGCCTGCGGGTGCATTCTTGGCGGTGTTCTCCACCAGGGCGCCAAAGTTCTTTTGCAGTTCGGAAGCCTGGCTTTCGAAGGTCTTGGCGAACTCGGCGCCCGTGCCACTGGCGATGTCGTACAGATGGCGGCTGTAGGCGGCGGTCTTTTCGGCCAGGGGCTGGAAGAGGTTGGCTTGCAGCGACAGCAGCTCCTGCGCATCCTTGGCGCTCAGGACGGCCTGGGTGTGCTGGGCGGCCTCGGTCAGTGCGGCGCGCGAGGCGGTCACGTTCAGTTCCACCAGCTTTTCCACGCCTTCGAAGGCCTTGGAGGTCAGGCCGAACAGGGTTTCCAGGTTGGCCTTTTGTGCGCTCAGGATTTGGTCAGGGGTCAAGCTCATGTCAGTCTCCAGAAAAACGGACCACCAGGGTCTCGGGTTACGGGGAATGCCTGCGCTGACTTGACCTGAATGTCATGTTGCAGTGCAGCATGGGTCTTATTGTAGGGATTGCAAAAAAGGAATCAAGGGGTTGATGCTGCGGTGCAGCAAAAAAATCCGGGAAGCTGTGGCTTTTTTGTAAGTGTTTGATTTTGAAGTGATTTTGTGTCGGTTTTGCGACATTTTTGGTGAGCATGCTTATCGGCGTGCCGGCCTGGAAAATGCCGGGCGTCCTGATGGCGACAGCCAGGGAATGCGGGGTGCATGGCAGGGATTGCACAATGGCCACCATGAATGAATCGCCACCCAGCCGTCCCGCACCACAGCCTCGTTCGGCCTATGCGGCATTTCGCAGCATCAGCACGCGCTGGTCGGACAACGATGTCTATGGCCATGTGAACAATGTCGTCTACTACAGCTGGTTCGACACGGCCGTGAATGCCCACCTGATCGAGCAGGGCGCGCTGGACATCCACGCGGGCGAGACGATAGGACTGGTCATCGAGACGCAATGCAACTACTTTGCGCCGCTGGCCTTTCCCCAGACCGTGGAGGCCGGCATCCGCGTGGCCCGCATCGGCGGCTCCAGCGTGCGCTACGAGGTGGGCCTGTTCGCGCAGGGCGATCCGCTGACGGCCGCGGCCGGGCATTTCGTCCATGTCTACGTGGACCGGCATACGCGCCGGCCGGCGCAGATTCCACAGGGGCTTCGCCAGGTGCTGAAACCGTTGCTGCGCGGCTGAGGCCCGTTGCCTGCGGTAACGGGCCTCAACGCAGGGAGCCAGGCGCTGCATGGCGCCGTGTGGATCGCCTACACTCGAAAGCTGTCTGCCATCTGACCGCTTGGGTGCTTGCCCCGGCTCCGTTCATGATCATCACCAGCCTGCTCGACACCGACCTGTACAAATTCACGATGATGCAGGTAGTGCTGCACCAGTTTCCAGGGGCGCAGGTCGAGTACCGCTTCAAGTGCCGCAACCCTGGTGTGCAGCTTGCGCCCTATGTCAATGAGATCAGGGCGGAGATCCGCTCCCTGTGCAGCCTGCGCTTTCAGGACGCGGAGCTGGCCTACCTGAGTTCGCTGCGCTTCATCAAGAGCGACTTTGTCGATTTCCTGGGGCTGTTCCAGCTCAACGAGAAGTACATCACGGTACAGGCGCTGCCCAGCGGCGAGATCGATATCACCATCCGCGGACCCTGGCTGCACACCATCCTGTTCGAGATTCCGGTGCTGGCCATCGTCAACGAGGTGTACTTCCGCAACACCCAGCCCGTACCCGATTTTCCCGAAGGCCGGCGCCGCCTGGATGCCAAGATCGCCTTGCTCCAGCAGCCGGGCCTGGAGCAGCTCAGGATTGCCGACTACGGCACGCGCCGGCGCTTTTCGCGCGCCTGGCATGAGGAGGTGCTGCGCGTGCTGTGCGCGCGCCTGGGCCGTCCCGGTTCTGCGCAGTCCGAAGGGCAGTTCGCCGGCACCAGCAACGTGCTGTATGCGATGAAGCTCGGGGTGCGGCCGCTGGGCACGCTGGCCCATGAGTATCTGCAGGCCTGCCAGTCGCTGGGCCCGCGCCTGCGTGACAGCCAGATCTTCGGCTTCGAGTCCTGGGCGCGCGAGTACCGTGGCGACCTGGGCATCGCGCTGTCGGATGTCTACGGCATGTCGGCCTTTCTGCGCGACTTCGACCTGTATTTCTGCAAGCTGTTCGATGGTGCGCGCCACGACAGCGGCGACCCCTTCGAGTGGGGCGAGCGGCTGCTGGCCCACTACCGTGCCAACCGCATCGATCCGCGGACCAAGACGCTGATCTTCAGCGACGGCTTGACGGTGCCGCGCACCATCGAGCTGTTCCAGCGCTTTCATGGCCGCTGCCAGCTGGCCTTCGGCATAGGCACGAACCTGACCAACGACCTGGGCGATCCGCCTGCCCATGTGCCATTGCAGATCGTCATCAAGATGACGCGCTGCAATGGCCAGCCCGTGGCCAAGCTCTCGGACACGCCGGGCAAGAGCATGTGCGATGACGAAAAGTACCTGGCCTATCTGCGCCAGGTGTTCGATATCGCTGCGCCGGCCTGATACCGGGCGTTGGGGCGGGCACGGATGTGGATGCTGATGGAAGAAAAGAACAGGGAGACGGGACGATGAAAGTGTTGCGGAGATGGCTGGCATTGCTGGTTGCGGGCATGCCCTCCTGGGCCCTGGCTGCGGAGATCGACGGTAGCCGGCTGCCGGTGCTGTGGGGCATTCCCTTCGCGGGAATGCTGTTGTCCATCGCACTGGTGCCGCTGGCGGCCCCCCACTTCTGGCACCGGCATTTCGGCAAGGTGACGGCAGTCTGGGCCCTGGCCTTTCTGCTGCCGTTCGCGGCGGTGTTCGGCCCGGCGGCGGCCTGGGCCAACCTGGTGCACGCACTGCTGTCCGAGTACCTGCCGTTCGTGATCCTGCTGACCGCCTTGTACACCGTCTCCGGCGGCATCTATGTGCGCGGCAACCTGAAGGGATCGCCCGGGTTGAACACCGCCATCCTCGGGCTGGGCGCCGTGCTGGCCAGCTTCATGGGGACGACC
It encodes:
- a CDS encoding extracellular solute-binding protein; the encoded protein is MSKSLKALFTACALVAAGTALADTQVVNLYSARHYSTDEELYNGFTKATGIKINRVDGDDAGIIARLKAEGQASPADVILLVDAARLYRGEVDGLFQPIHSKVLEDAIPSNLRAQPTADGISWFGLSTRARVIVYNKAKVQPTDVQNYESLADPRFKGQLCIRSGSHPYNLSLFGTVVEHMGDQKAEAWIQGMKANLARPPKGGDTDQIKAVASGECTIGVTNSYYLARMMRSGKPEDQAVVGKIGVVFPNQSSWGTHLNIAGGAIARHAKNKDNAVKFLEYLASPAAQNYFANGNNEWPAAKGVELDNPALKEMTGGKPFKSETIPITAVGKNMTKVQQMLDRAGFQ
- a CDS encoding acyl-CoA thioesterase, translating into MATMNESPPSRPAPQPRSAYAAFRSISTRWSDNDVYGHVNNVVYYSWFDTAVNAHLIEQGALDIHAGETIGLVIETQCNYFAPLAFPQTVEAGIRVARIGGSSVRYEVGLFAQGDPLTAAAGHFVHVYVDRHTRRPAQIPQGLRQVLKPLLRG
- a CDS encoding phasin family protein yields the protein MSLTPDQILSAQKANLETLFGLTSKAFEGVEKLVELNVTASRAALTEAAQHTQAVLSAKDAQELLSLQANLFQPLAEKTAAYSRHLYDIASGTGAEFAKTFESQASELQKNFGALVENTAKNAPAGSETAVAVMKSAVSAANNAFESVQKAVKQASDLAEANFTAVTNTASEAVQSAQTRKR
- the pncB gene encoding nicotinate phosphoribosyltransferase; this translates as MIITSLLDTDLYKFTMMQVVLHQFPGAQVEYRFKCRNPGVQLAPYVNEIRAEIRSLCSLRFQDAELAYLSSLRFIKSDFVDFLGLFQLNEKYITVQALPSGEIDITIRGPWLHTILFEIPVLAIVNEVYFRNTQPVPDFPEGRRRLDAKIALLQQPGLEQLRIADYGTRRRFSRAWHEEVLRVLCARLGRPGSAQSEGQFAGTSNVLYAMKLGVRPLGTLAHEYLQACQSLGPRLRDSQIFGFESWAREYRGDLGIALSDVYGMSAFLRDFDLYFCKLFDGARHDSGDPFEWGERLLAHYRANRIDPRTKTLIFSDGLTVPRTIELFQRFHGRCQLAFGIGTNLTNDLGDPPAHVPLQIVIKMTRCNGQPVAKLSDTPGKSMCDDEKYLAYLRQVFDIAAPA
- a CDS encoding 3-hydroxyacyl-CoA dehydrogenase, whose product is MQIKDRVFIVTGGASGLGEGTARMLAAEGGKVVIADMQADKGEAVAREIGGVFVKCDVSQEADGQAVVDKSVGLGKLAGLVNCAGIAPAEKTVGKSGAHNLALFSKTITVNLIGSFNMIRLAAAAMSANEPENTGERGVLISTASVAAYDGQIGQAAYAASKGGVVGMTLPIARDLARNGIRNMTIAPGIFGTPMLFGMPQEVQDALAAGVPFPSRLGTPQDYAKLVRHILDNDMLNGEVIRLDGAIRLAPR
- a CDS encoding P-II family nitrogen regulator codes for the protein MTMKEIRAIVRPSRLERLRDALRAIPNFPGVTLFRAEGFTAPAAIDKRSVKEELTDFSDKIMVCVLAEAAMVEPIRAAITSACHSGQVGDGLVWVVDIAEIHRIRDGQSLP